In one window of Candidatus Fonsibacter ubiquis DNA:
- the nrdR gene encoding transcriptional regulator NrdR, whose amino-acid sequence MICPFCKEKETSVIDSRPTEDGTVIRRRRECSCKQRFTTFERVQLRELIVVKKNGRKSTFDREKLAKSINIALRKRPVDSDTIEKFISKIYRNLEDLGQAEILSSTIGKYVMEGLKDLDPVAYVRFASVYTNFKEAKDFEQFVDQLNVPSKK is encoded by the coding sequence GTGATTTGTCCATTTTGTAAAGAAAAAGAAACTTCAGTAATTGATTCAAGGCCCACCGAAGATGGAACTGTTATCAGACGTAGAAGAGAATGTAGTTGCAAGCAAAGATTCACCACTTTTGAAAGAGTTCAGCTTAGAGAGTTAATTGTTGTTAAAAAAAATGGAAGAAAATCTACTTTTGATAGAGAAAAATTAGCTAAATCAATTAATATTGCACTTAGAAAAAGACCTGTAGATAGCGATACAATAGAAAAATTTATCTCGAAAATTTACAGAAATTTAGAAGACTTAGGCCAGGCCGAAATATTATCTAGTACAATTGGAAAATATGTAATGGAAGGTTTAAAAGATCTTGATCCAGTTGCCTATGTTCGTTTTGCTTCAGTATATACCAATTTTAAAGAGGCAAAAGATTTTGAGCAATTTGTAGACCAACTTAATGTTCCTTCAAAAAAATAA
- a CDS encoding integration host factor subunit alpha, protein MTETITRQYLSDLVYKELGISKVEASKFIDDIFEFITLQLEKKNKVKIANFGSFNIRHKNERIGRNPRTKEQKVISSRTVVTFKPSKILKNKINKNLDASEDS, encoded by the coding sequence GTGACAGAAACAATCACAAGACAATATTTGTCAGATTTAGTTTACAAAGAATTAGGAATTTCAAAAGTTGAAGCTTCAAAGTTTATAGATGATATTTTTGAATTTATTACACTCCAACTTGAAAAAAAGAATAAAGTAAAAATTGCAAATTTCGGCTCTTTCAATATTCGCCATAAAAATGAAAGAATTGGCAGAAACCCAAGAACAAAAGAACAAAAGGTTATTTCTAGTAGAACTGTTGTGACTTTTAAGCCTTCTAAAATTTTAAAAAATAAAATTAATAAAAATTTAGATGCCAGTGAAGACAGCTGA
- a CDS encoding 50S ribosomal protein L33 — MAKKTSVKVRLVPELKPDSAFNYYVKKPSAGEKAKVKLRVKKYNPSTRKHEWFVEKKLPPHSK, encoded by the coding sequence ATGGCTAAAAAAACATCGGTTAAAGTAAGATTAGTTCCTGAATTAAAACCTGACAGTGCTTTTAATTATTATGTTAAAAAACCATCTGCAGGTGAAAAAGCTAAAGTAAAGTTGAGAGTAAAAAAATATAATCCATCAACGCGTAAACATGAATGGTTTGTGGAAAAAAAACTTCCTCCACATAGCAAGTAG
- a CDS encoding transcription antitermination protein NusB → MTIVKNNSRLIIVQLLYSYYLNQEKLLFDFKNPYKRFIKKICNGVIENNSLLEEKLINFLDKKFDLKNFEIIFSIILKSAIYEIFFYKKTPFKVVIDEYLKVTKMFLNDKQKNIINAVLDKIAKSI, encoded by the coding sequence ATGACAATTGTTAAAAATAATTCAAGATTAATAATAGTTCAGCTTTTATATAGTTATTATTTAAATCAAGAAAAATTATTATTTGATTTTAAAAATCCTTATAAAAGATTTATTAAAAAGATTTGTAACGGTGTTATTGAAAACAATTCTTTATTAGAAGAAAAGTTAATAAACTTTTTAGATAAAAAATTTGATCTTAAAAATTTTGAAATAATATTTTCTATTATATTAAAGTCTGCAATTTATGAGATTTTTTTTTATAAAAAAACGCCTTTTAAGGTAGTCATCGATGAATATCTAAAAGTTACAAAAATGTTTCTAAACGATAAGCAGAAAAATATTATTAACGCTGTGCTAGATAAAATTGCAAAAAGTATCTAG
- the plsX gene encoding phosphate acyltransferase PlsX has product MKFTVAVDAMGGDESPLKVIKGLDLFLQNNQDLKFLIFGNRDLINPIIEKYPLVGTSSTIVHTNEKVSDNESPLEAVKNGKNSSMWLALTALKNKNADIAISAGNTAALLVMSRLILETISGIDKPALASMWPSHKGLSVVLDLGANIDCSIKNLVDFSKLGAALYRAVFKKEKPTVALLNIGSEDSKGSDLLKKSLQELRKINTVSFSFNGFIEGNHIKDGNIDVIVTDGFSGNIALKTAEGTAKYIAALVKEKFLRSWYSKFIYLLSFKIFNSIKNDLDPRKYNGGIFLGLTSPVVKSHGGTDYIGFYHSIKLCYDILNGNLQEQIQKNL; this is encoded by the coding sequence ATGAAATTTACAGTTGCAGTTGATGCAATGGGTGGTGATGAATCTCCGTTAAAAGTTATTAAAGGTTTAGATCTTTTTTTACAAAATAATCAGGACTTAAAATTTTTAATTTTTGGTAACAGAGATTTAATAAATCCTATTATAGAAAAATATCCATTAGTTGGAACCTCAAGTACAATTGTTCATACTAATGAAAAGGTATCAGACAATGAGTCTCCATTAGAAGCAGTTAAGAATGGAAAAAATTCTAGCATGTGGCTTGCACTCACAGCCTTAAAAAATAAGAATGCTGATATAGCAATATCTGCAGGAAACACGGCAGCTTTACTTGTTATGTCTAGATTAATTTTAGAGACAATAAGTGGAATTGATAAGCCAGCTTTAGCCTCGATGTGGCCATCCCATAAAGGATTAAGTGTGGTTTTAGATTTGGGTGCAAATATTGATTGTAGTATAAAAAATTTAGTAGATTTTTCTAAATTAGGTGCAGCTTTATACAGAGCTGTATTTAAAAAAGAAAAACCAACCGTTGCATTATTAAATATCGGAAGTGAAGATAGTAAAGGCAGTGATTTATTAAAGAAAAGTTTGCAAGAATTGAGAAAGATTAATACTGTTAGCTTTTCATTCAATGGTTTTATAGAAGGCAATCACATTAAAGATGGAAATATAGACGTTATAGTAACAGACGGTTTTTCAGGAAATATAGCTTTAAAAACAGCAGAAGGGACTGCAAAATATATTGCAGCACTTGTTAAGGAAAAGTTTTTACGCTCTTGGTACTCTAAATTTATTTATCTTTTGTCATTTAAAATTTTTAACAGTATTAAAAACGATTTAGATCCAAGAAAATATAATGGTGGAATATTTTTGGGACTTACATCACCGGTTGTAAAAAGTCATGGAGGCACAGATTACATTGGTTTTTATCACTCTATTAAATTGTGCTATGATATTTTAAATGGTAATTTGCAAGAACAAATACAAAAAAATTTATAA
- a CDS encoding chorismate mutase: protein MSQRNIQRIRSSIDTIDKKIIELLGLRKKQVLKIAKYKNKKTIVDKKRINQIMKRIKSEAKRNKIDYVLVKNFWNKLIQYSIKLERKIVK from the coding sequence ATGTCGCAAAGAAACATTCAAAGAATACGCTCCAGCATCGACACAATAGATAAAAAAATAATTGAACTTCTTGGTCTAAGAAAAAAACAAGTTTTAAAAATTGCAAAATATAAAAATAAAAAAACGATTGTTGATAAAAAACGAATTAATCAAATAATGAAAAGAATAAAATCTGAGGCAAAAAGAAATAAAATTGATTACGTTTTAGTTAAGAATTTTTGGAATAAACTTATTCAGTATTCTATAAAACTTGAAAGAAAAATAGTTAAATAA
- the ribH gene encoding 6,7-dimethyl-8-ribityllumazine synthase: MKKKILIVSSSFYKNLEKKLLSGAFNEINKKLFSVNHFSVSGAYEIPQLLNILLKKNKYAFCIALGCIIKGETPHFDIISQSVSDKLLEISIKHNVPVSNGVLNCNNTKQAEVRCDPKLKNKGGEAVRAALSVYNSIYKL, from the coding sequence ATGAAAAAAAAAATATTAATAGTTAGTTCTTCTTTTTATAAAAATTTAGAAAAAAAACTTCTATCGGGCGCTTTTAACGAAATAAATAAAAAATTATTTTCAGTTAATCATTTTTCTGTTTCAGGAGCATATGAGATTCCTCAATTGCTAAATATTTTATTAAAGAAAAATAAATATGCTTTTTGCATAGCATTGGGCTGTATTATTAAAGGAGAAACACCACATTTTGATATCATTAGTCAGTCCGTATCTGATAAATTATTAGAAATTTCAATAAAACATAATGTTCCAGTTTCTAATGGCGTGCTGAATTGTAATAATACAAAACAAGCTGAAGTCAGATGTGATCCTAAATTAAAGAACAAAGGTGGAGAAGCTGTACGCGCTGCATTAAGTGTTTATAATTCTATTTATAAACTTTAA
- a CDS encoding riboflavin synthase: MFTGIIKNIGIVKQFKKKTNGYYLTVISKLQFTKKDIGTSISCSGVCLTLTKIKKYKSKNELFFYLSKHTVLTSAFKYLSSGDIINLEKSMKYGDEFAGHFVQGHVDTTIKVLSVDSSNKKSWIIFFNIPKKFKKFLIEKGSIAINGISLTIAKILNNKFKVVIIPHTLQNTNLLKLQKNNYVNVEIDLIAKTLLKK, encoded by the coding sequence ATGTTCACTGGAATAATAAAAAATATTGGAATTGTTAAACAATTTAAAAAAAAAACTAATGGTTATTACCTAACTGTTATTTCAAAATTACAATTTACCAAAAAAGATATTGGAACCTCCATTTCATGCTCTGGAGTTTGCTTAACCCTAACAAAAATTAAAAAATATAAGAGTAAAAATGAATTATTCTTTTATTTGTCAAAACACACAGTTTTAACCTCGGCATTTAAGTATTTAAGCTCTGGAGACATTATAAATTTAGAAAAATCCATGAAATATGGTGATGAGTTTGCAGGTCATTTTGTGCAAGGACATGTAGACACCACAATTAAAGTTTTAAGTGTCGATTCTAGTAATAAAAAAAGTTGGATTATATTTTTTAATATACCTAAAAAGTTTAAAAAGTTTTTAATTGAGAAAGGGTCCATAGCAATCAATGGAATATCTTTAACTATTGCAAAAATTTTAAATAATAAATTTAAAGTTGTGATTATTCCTCATACATTGCAAAATACAAATCTATTAAAACTGCAGAAAAATAATTACGTTAACGTTGAGATTGATTTGATAGCTAAAACTTTATTAAAAAAATAA
- the rpmF gene encoding 50S ribosomal protein L32, giving the protein MAVPKRKTSKARRNLRRSHHAVSFANVIEDKKSGEYRLPHHVDEKTGMYNGKQIFKPKA; this is encoded by the coding sequence ATGGCAGTACCTAAGCGTAAAACATCGAAAGCAAGAAGAAATTTAAGAAGATCACATCATGCTGTTTCATTTGCTAATGTTATAGAAGATAAAAAAAGTGGTGAATACAGACTTCCGCATCATGTAGATGAAAAGACCGGAATGTATAATGGAAAACAAATTTTTAAGCCTAAAGCTTAA
- the ribB gene encoding 3,4-dihydroxy-2-butanone-4-phosphate synthase, with protein MFSSVKKIIQDAKRGKIFILVDDKNRENEGDLVIPASKIDHKKINFMATHGRGLICLAIDKNKAKALNLSLMPSRNSSRLQTAFTISIEARKGVTTGISAKDRAHTIKTAIKKNVTAKDISTPGHIFPLIAKDGGVLERAGHTEASVDIAKLAGCGPSGVICEIMNTDGSMAKGRHLINYAKKFNLNIARIEDLISYRLKKESLIKLKRIEQVKIGKDDVYQVKIYENKLDGKEHIALIKTQDKKITPRVRVISSNIVTSFLSKNKENLSINKTLNYYKKFKNCILIIIRDELVKTNLDNKKESSLRNYGIGAQILRSLNVRKMILISKSKKNIIGLDGFGIKIAKQEFIK; from the coding sequence ATGTTTTCTTCAGTAAAAAAAATTATTCAAGATGCAAAGAGAGGAAAAATTTTTATTTTAGTCGATGATAAAAATAGAGAAAATGAGGGAGATCTTGTCATTCCCGCTTCAAAGATTGATCATAAAAAAATTAACTTTATGGCAACTCATGGTAGGGGTTTAATTTGTTTAGCTATTGATAAAAATAAAGCTAAAGCTTTAAATCTATCTTTAATGCCGAGCAGGAACTCTTCGCGATTACAAACTGCATTCACTATTTCAATTGAAGCAAGAAAGGGAGTTACAACTGGAATTTCTGCAAAAGATAGAGCTCATACTATTAAAACGGCAATTAAAAAAAATGTTACAGCAAAAGATATATCAACGCCTGGTCATATTTTTCCATTAATTGCAAAGGATGGGGGCGTACTAGAAAGAGCTGGTCACACAGAGGCATCGGTTGACATAGCCAAACTTGCTGGATGTGGTCCAAGCGGTGTCATCTGTGAAATAATGAATACAGATGGTTCAATGGCAAAGGGAAGACACCTTATAAATTATGCTAAAAAATTCAATTTAAACATCGCACGAATTGAAGATTTAATTTCTTACCGATTAAAAAAAGAAAGTTTAATAAAGCTTAAAAGAATTGAGCAAGTAAAGATTGGCAAGGATGATGTGTATCAAGTTAAAATTTATGAGAATAAATTAGATGGAAAAGAGCATATCGCGTTAATCAAAACTCAGGATAAAAAGATTACTCCAAGAGTTAGAGTTATATCATCAAATATTGTAACAAGCTTTTTATCAAAAAATAAAGAAAACCTATCTATTAATAAAACACTTAATTATTACAAAAAATTTAAGAATTGTATTTTAATTATAATCAGAGATGAATTGGTTAAAACTAATCTAGATAATAAAAAAGAAAGCAGTTTGCGAAATTATGGTATTGGTGCTCAGATTTTGCGAAGTTTGAATGTAAGAAAAATGATTTTAATATCTAAATCTAAGAAAAATATTATAGGTCTTGATGGTTTTGGTATAAAAATTGCAAAACAAGAGTTTATTAAATGA
- the ribD gene encoding bifunctional diaminohydroxyphosphoribosylaminopyrimidine deaminase/5-amino-6-(5-phosphoribosylamino)uracil reductase RibD, with protein sequence MKLAFNLANLHRNMTGINPSVGCLVCKKNRILSYGVTGIGGGPHAEYSALTNLKKTNNLNCFVSLEPCHHQGKNPPCTKSIINKKITNLYYSETDDDPRVQGKGLEFLQNNRVRISKINNTYKDNFYKFYNDFNKNFIPKVYAKIATTKNYYSFVKDRPQITNIYSKKLTHILRSEINAILIGVNTHNKDNPLLNCRINGLERLCPARFIIDPNLRIKKNSKLILSAKKIKTYIFYSSKNKNKIEYLKKKNIFLIYLPFVKKNEVDCKQILVTIGLLGYKNVLIEGGYSTIEKFIDHNLIDFFYFFKNNEFINKKMSHSFKRIYMTLQKNFKYQKKLQQVYLKNNTLTVFKK encoded by the coding sequence ATGAAGCTGGCTTTTAATTTAGCCAACCTTCATCGTAATATGACCGGAATTAATCCTTCTGTAGGTTGTCTAGTTTGCAAAAAAAATAGAATATTATCCTATGGAGTAACAGGTATTGGCGGCGGTCCACATGCTGAATATTCCGCTTTAACTAATTTAAAAAAAACAAATAATTTAAATTGTTTTGTTTCCTTAGAACCTTGCCACCATCAAGGAAAAAATCCACCGTGCACAAAGTCTATAATTAATAAAAAAATTACAAATCTTTATTATTCAGAAACCGATGATGATCCTAGAGTTCAGGGCAAAGGACTTGAATTTTTACAAAATAATAGAGTAAGGATTAGTAAAATTAATAATACTTATAAAGATAATTTTTATAAATTTTATAATGATTTTAATAAAAATTTTATACCAAAAGTTTATGCAAAAATAGCAACCACAAAAAATTATTACTCTTTTGTTAAAGATAGACCGCAAATTACAAATATTTATTCTAAAAAACTAACCCATATTTTACGTTCAGAAATTAATGCAATTTTAATAGGAGTTAATACGCATAATAAAGACAATCCATTACTAAATTGTCGTATAAATGGTTTGGAACGATTGTGTCCCGCTCGTTTTATAATTGATCCAAATCTTAGAATTAAAAAAAATTCAAAATTAATTTTATCTGCAAAAAAAATAAAAACTTATATTTTTTATTCATCTAAAAATAAAAATAAAATCGAATATCTCAAGAAGAAAAATATTTTCTTAATTTATTTACCTTTTGTTAAAAAAAACGAGGTAGATTGCAAACAAATCCTAGTTACTATCGGTTTGTTGGGTTACAAGAATGTATTAATAGAAGGGGGTTATAGTACTATTGAAAAATTTATTGATCATAATTTGATAGATTTTTTTTATTTTTTTAAAAACAATGAATTTATAAATAAAAAGATGTCCCATTCATTTAAGAGGATTTATATGACTTTACAAAAAAACTTTAAATACCAAAAAAAATTACAACAGGTTTATTTGAAAAATAACACCTTAACTGTATTTAAGAAATAA
- the rpiB gene encoding ribose 5-phosphate isomerase B, producing MSKSLTKSIIIGSDHAGFLVKEKIKIFLKKANIKLLDIGTFSEERVDYPDYGKKLALAVKNKTVFGILICGSGIGVSIAANRIKKIRAAVCYNKKSASLARKHNNANVLCLGARLIDFKNIKTIVNTFISTKFEKGRHLTRVKKLDK from the coding sequence GTGTCTAAATCACTAACAAAATCAATTATTATTGGCTCTGATCATGCCGGTTTCTTAGTTAAGGAGAAAATTAAAATTTTTTTAAAGAAAGCTAATATTAAATTATTAGATATTGGAACTTTCTCAGAAGAAAGAGTTGATTATCCAGATTATGGGAAAAAATTAGCATTAGCTGTAAAAAATAAAACTGTATTTGGGATATTGATTTGTGGCTCTGGCATTGGGGTTTCTATTGCGGCAAATAGGATTAAAAAAATAAGAGCAGCTGTTTGCTACAACAAAAAATCAGCCTCTTTAGCTAGAAAACATAATAATGCAAATGTATTGTGTCTTGGCGCTAGATTAATTGATTTTAAAAACATTAAAACAATTGTAAATACTTTCATTAGTACAAAATTTGAAAAAGGCAGGCATTTAACTAGAGTTAAAAAATTAGATAAATAA
- the glyA gene encoding serine hydroxymethyltransferase, with product MSTASNVDKKNIEDFFNHSLKTSDPDIYESIQKEFSRQQNHIELIASENIVSRAVLETQGSVLTNKYAEGYSGKRYYGGCEFVDIAEDLAIERAKKLFKCNFANVQPHSGAQANGAVFLALLKPGDTILGMGIDQGGHLTHGAPPAMSGKWFNAIAYGVRKDNGLIDYDSVKDLAIKHKPKLIIAGGSAYSRIIDFKIFKDIAKQVGAYLLVDMAHFSGLVAGGVYPNPIEYADVVTSTTHKVLRGPRGGIILTNNEELAKKFNSAVFPGLQGGPLMHVIAAKAVCFKEALSEDFKSYTKSVVANAKVLSETLKNLGYTIFSGGTDTHLILIDLRPFKLTGKDASDSLGRANITCNKNGIPYDDQKPWITSGIRLGTPACTTRGFSLNEFKTVGILIDQVLKGLINKNSDKVEKEVQEKVKNLCGAFPIYNF from the coding sequence ATGAGTACAGCCAGTAATGTTGATAAGAAAAATATAGAAGATTTTTTTAATCATAGTTTAAAGACTTCAGATCCAGATATTTATGAATCAATTCAAAAAGAATTTTCCCGTCAACAAAATCATATTGAGTTAATTGCATCAGAGAATATTGTTTCAAGAGCAGTATTAGAAACTCAAGGATCAGTTTTAACGAATAAATATGCCGAAGGTTACAGTGGCAAAAGATATTATGGTGGTTGCGAATTTGTTGATATTGCAGAAGACTTGGCAATTGAAAGAGCAAAGAAATTATTTAAGTGTAATTTTGCAAATGTTCAGCCCCACTCAGGTGCACAAGCAAATGGAGCAGTATTTTTAGCTCTATTAAAACCTGGTGATACAATTTTAGGAATGGGAATTGATCAGGGAGGTCATCTCACCCATGGAGCGCCTCCGGCAATGTCTGGTAAGTGGTTTAATGCAATTGCTTATGGAGTTAGAAAAGATAATGGATTAATTGATTATGACTCAGTTAAAGATTTAGCAATTAAACACAAACCAAAACTAATCATTGCAGGTGGTAGTGCTTATTCAAGAATAATTGATTTTAAAATTTTTAAAGATATCGCAAAACAAGTTGGTGCCTATTTGTTAGTTGATATGGCCCATTTCTCTGGTTTAGTTGCTGGAGGAGTATATCCAAATCCCATTGAATATGCAGATGTAGTTACATCCACTACTCACAAAGTGTTAAGAGGACCAAGAGGCGGAATAATTTTGACTAATAATGAAGAGTTAGCAAAAAAATTTAATTCAGCTGTTTTTCCTGGCTTGCAAGGAGGACCATTGATGCATGTGATTGCTGCTAAAGCTGTTTGTTTTAAAGAGGCTTTGTCAGAGGATTTTAAATCTTACACAAAATCAGTAGTAGCCAATGCAAAGGTACTTTCAGAAACATTAAAGAATTTAGGCTATACGATTTTTTCAGGAGGAACTGACACTCATTTAATTCTTATAGATTTAAGACCTTTTAAACTAACAGGAAAAGATGCTTCAGACTCATTAGGAAGGGCAAATATAACGTGTAATAAAAACGGTATTCCTTACGATGATCAAAAACCTTGGATTACATCTGGAATTAGACTTGGAACACCAGCGTGCACGACTAGGGGATTTTCTTTAAACGAATTTAAAACAGTTGGAATTTTAATTGATCAAGTTTTAAAAGGGTTAATTAATAAAAATAGTGATAAAGTTGAAAAAGAAGTTCAAGAAAAAGTAAAAAATTTGTGCGGAGCTTTCCCAATTTATAATTTTTAA
- a CDS encoding sodium-translocating pyrophosphatase, whose product MLNPSLVLNLVILCGILSIIFAYISGVQILSASSGNARMKEIAGAIQIGARAYLNRQYKTISIVGVVVLIAVIFLFNIWVGLGYFIGAFLSGIAGYAGMLISVQANVRTAEASRKSLAEGLKISFKSGALTGMLVAGLALLAIAVYYWVLLELKIEEREISNALVALGFGASLISIFARLGGGIFTKGADVGADLVGKVEAGIPEDDPRNPAVIADNVGDNVGDCAGMAADLFETYAVTIVATMVLASIFFSGNLNMLIYPLAIAGSCLITSIIGTYFVRLGASKSIMGALYKGFIVSAVLSLIVLYPVTEYVVGFTKVYKVGALSFTGLKLYYCGVTGLVITGLLIWVTEYYTSTAYNPVKSIAKSSTTGHGTNVIQGLAISMEATALPALIIVAGILSTYLIAGLYGIAIAVTTMLALTGMVVALDAYGPVTDNAGGIAQMSNLPASVRKVTDALDAVGNTTKAITKGYAIGSAGLGALVLFAAYTEDIKHFSKTSGSALKGIVVNFDLSNPYVVIGLLIGGLLPYLFASMGMQAVGRAGGAVVIEVRRQFKKWPGIMKNKQKPDYRNAVDILTKAAIKEMIIPSLLPVLSPIVLYVIIYYIAGTSSALSALGAMLLGVIVTGFFLAVSMTAGGGAWDNAKKYIEDGHYGGKGSDAHKAAVTGDTVGDPYKDTAGPAVNPMIKITNIVALLLLAIIAR is encoded by the coding sequence ATGCTTAATCCAAGTTTAGTTTTAAATTTAGTAATTCTTTGCGGAATTTTATCAATTATTTTTGCTTATATTTCCGGCGTTCAAATTTTATCAGCAAGTTCTGGCAATGCTAGAATGAAAGAAATTGCAGGAGCAATTCAAATAGGAGCAAGAGCATATTTAAATCGTCAATATAAAACCATTTCAATAGTTGGAGTAGTTGTTCTTATTGCTGTAATTTTTTTATTTAATATTTGGGTTGGACTTGGTTATTTCATTGGTGCCTTTTTATCAGGTATTGCGGGTTATGCTGGAATGTTAATTTCTGTGCAAGCGAATGTAAGGACTGCTGAAGCATCGAGAAAAAGTTTAGCAGAAGGATTAAAAATTTCTTTTAAATCAGGTGCTTTAACAGGAATGTTAGTTGCTGGTTTAGCATTACTTGCCATTGCTGTTTATTATTGGGTACTTTTAGAATTAAAAATTGAAGAAAGAGAAATTTCTAATGCTTTAGTTGCGCTAGGATTTGGTGCTTCTTTAATTTCAATTTTTGCAAGATTAGGTGGAGGAATTTTTACTAAAGGTGCGGATGTTGGAGCTGACTTAGTTGGAAAAGTTGAAGCTGGAATTCCGGAAGATGATCCAAGAAACCCTGCTGTTATCGCTGATAACGTAGGAGATAACGTAGGAGATTGCGCTGGAATGGCTGCAGATTTATTTGAAACTTATGCAGTTACAATTGTTGCTACTATGGTTTTAGCTTCCATATTTTTCTCTGGAAATTTAAACATGTTAATTTATCCATTAGCAATCGCTGGCAGTTGTTTGATTACATCTATTATTGGAACATACTTTGTAAGATTAGGCGCTAGTAAAAGTATTATGGGCGCTTTGTATAAAGGCTTTATAGTTTCTGCAGTTTTATCTTTAATCGTTCTATACCCAGTCACTGAATATGTAGTTGGATTTACTAAAGTATATAAAGTTGGAGCACTTAGCTTTACAGGACTTAAATTATATTATTGCGGAGTAACAGGTCTTGTAATTACTGGATTATTAATTTGGGTTACAGAATACTACACAAGCACAGCTTATAATCCTGTCAAATCCATCGCTAAATCTTCAACAACTGGACATGGAACAAATGTTATTCAAGGTTTAGCTATTTCCATGGAAGCAACTGCATTGCCAGCGTTAATTATTGTAGCTGGAATTTTATCAACTTATTTAATTGCAGGATTATACGGAATTGCAATTGCAGTTACTACAATGTTGGCATTAACAGGAATGGTTGTTGCTTTAGATGCTTATGGACCAGTGACTGATAATGCTGGTGGAATAGCGCAAATGAGCAATTTACCTGCAAGTGTCAGAAAAGTTACTGATGCTCTTGATGCAGTTGGAAATACTACAAAGGCTATTACAAAAGGATATGCAATTGGTTCTGCAGGTCTTGGAGCTTTAGTTTTATTTGCTGCATACACAGAAGATATTAAACATTTTTCAAAAACTTCAGGTTCAGCATTAAAAGGAATTGTAGTAAATTTTGATTTATCAAATCCATATGTTGTTATTGGTTTATTAATTGGAGGTTTGCTTCCTTATCTGTTTGCTTCTATGGGAATGCAAGCAGTTGGTAGAGCAGGCGGAGCTGTAGTTATTGAAGTTAGAAGACAGTTTAAAAAATGGCCTGGTATTATGAAGAACAAACAAAAACCAGACTATAGAAATGCTGTAGATATTTTAACTAAAGCTGCAATCAAAGAAATGATCATTCCTTCTTTATTGCCAGTTTTATCTCCAATAGTTCTTTACGTTATAATTTATTACATAGCCGGAACATCTTCAGCCTTATCTGCTTTAGGAGCGATGTTGTTAGGTGTTATTGTTACTGGATTTTTCTTAGCAGTATCAATGACAGCTGGTGGCGGAGCATGGGATAACGCAAAAAAATATATTGAAGATGGTCATTATGGTGGAAAAGGATCAGACGCTCATAAAGCTGCTGTAACAGGAGATACGGTCGGAGATCCTTATAAAGACACTGCAGGACCTGCTGTTAACCCAATGATTAAGATTACAAATATTGTAGCTTTGTTATTGCTAGCAATTATTGCTCGTTAG
- a CDS encoding MerR family transcriptional regulator, producing the protein MPVKTAEALKTIGEVAKDLNLIDLETGKVKTYILRFWEKEFPQLRPKLRAKGRRYYTPENVKLLKKIQYLLKDKGLTIKGAKKIIENNFNDIEVDDFTRKDISTNDLLDKKEKLIRIKKIITEIKNLS; encoded by the coding sequence ATGCCAGTGAAGACAGCTGAGGCTCTTAAAACCATAGGCGAGGTAGCTAAAGATTTAAATCTTATCGATTTAGAAACAGGAAAAGTAAAAACTTATATCTTAAGGTTTTGGGAAAAAGAGTTTCCCCAACTAAGACCAAAATTAAGAGCAAAAGGAAGAAGATATTATACACCTGAAAATGTTAAACTTTTAAAAAAAATTCAATATCTTTTAAAGGACAAGGGTCTAACAATAAAAGGAGCAAAAAAAATAATTGAAAATAATTTTAATGATATTGAAGTTGACGATTTTACAAGAAAAGATATAAGCACTAACGATTTATTAGATAAAAAAGAAAAGCTAATTAGAATTAAAAAAATTATAACTGAAATAAAAAATCTTTCATAA